ttttccattgattttctgATTGATTCCCGGGATTTATTACTTACCACTAATATTCATGTTCATTCTTCACTTGCAGATGTTACAAATTCTAATAATCCAAAAGCTGGAAATCCCATTTCAGTTGGCaataaaaatgggaaagaagCATCAACACACCAGAACTCCCAGGAGATATTTCTTCCCAAAGAGTGGACTTACTAGAATCATTAGTAGTTAATGGCTCTCAAATTAAAGAGCAAGTTAAGGGGATAAGAATTAATCCATAAAAGAGAAAGCTCTTGTTCTTGTTCTTGTATTGTTGTTGAATGTAATgtacttctaaataataatacatcAACAATTTTCTCTGCAATGCATGTTTCAATTAGGATGAGCCTTTGGTACTTAATGACACTCCTTCGGTATCATATCAAAAAGGTACTAATgttattaaaaccaaaaaatttattGGGTCATGATTCATTAGTTGGACCAATCGTTCAATTATGGTAGAACTATCATACAAATATAATgttataagtatatatataaataaaagaaattaatttttttaacaataattaaaaaattatataaaaataatttattaattttaaatttattttttattttctttcattctatttttcttttccattattgtttcatattttctctcaaattttccgaTAAACAAACATATCCCATATGTTGCCAAATTTGAGTTttgcttttgcatcttcctTTGCCCTCAAGTTTTTATCCTCCTTATGCTTAAAACAGGTGATCttagtattttaataaaaaaattattagtagtatgattaatttgtatcattttttttatgatatttagatgatgtttgtttttttggctttctgcttaaaacaatttgttttcaaaatttaggttgtttgttttcctactttttttattatttattataaactttttattaaataaaaaaaaaccaaaatatgtagttttttctaaatagaaaaaataacatattagtttttctttactttttaatacttaatagaaataaaatactacaaaaacaaacaacttaatatttaacactattaagcattaacgttctatttagaattaagtaaaaaaacaaacaccaccttaatcattaaattatcaGTCAAATAAACATATGCTAAAAGTGGAATTGTACATAcatcactctttttttttaagcttcCACAATACACAATAGTTTTATTGCCTTCTTATTGAACTTTttcaaaaaaggggaaaaatacAAGCATTTTTCCCCTTTCCCCTCCATTTCTGAAGGATAGGTGGGTGACTCAAGAACATATAGTAATAATGTAATAAAGCTCTCAGAGAAGAGTACATGCCCAAATGAGTTTGAATCATCAAGAAAAATAGTTTATCAGTCTTCTTTTGGGTCAACTACAAGGAGAAATTGGAAATATGCTAGTAACCTTGCCTGGGTCCCCTACTTTACATACCTGGTGAACCAGTCCACCATGTTCTGATGGGCTTCTTCGGCGCTCTTCACTTCAATCTCGTTTTCATCTTTGTATCTAACAGACCATCCATGGACAACCCCAGGAAATATCTTGACATAGCTATTAACCTGTAAAAGAAGCCAAGGATCAATTCTATTATGAAGTAGAAAATGGGTAGACAAGTCATGTAATGAGATCCCTTACCTCGGGTTTTGTCGATAAAACTTCCTCAAATTGCTTGAGAAGTTCTGGGGGAGACGCCTTGTCAATCTCAGCGCCTAGCACGGCGATTGGGGCCTTGACCTCTGAGAAAAGAAGTGTGAGTTGGACTTGTTACTTTAGGAAATAACTAGGAACTATGCTACTCTCTTCTGGTGGTTGGGACTCATTCTAGCCCTGGTTAATCCTCTTGAGTAAAAACCGGATGCTGAAAATGTGAGTAGGAACTGAACAAAGCCTTATGGAAACAAGTTGGAACAGGCCACAGGACTTTTTCCAATATTACACTCCATTAGGGTCATACATTTTCGAGCTTTCAAAGGAAAGCCCAGTGTAAAATGTGTACAGGATTCATGCTCATAGTTTGGATGCATCTGCAATGAAGATTTATACCTTTAATGTCATCCACAGTGACACGAGAAGGGTGTAACAGCACTGCAGACTGAATGTAATCAGACTTTGCCAGCTCTACGACCACCTTGGCTAATTATGACAGAAAGTCAGCATTTTGGCAAGCTCATACTATAAGTCCAAAGAATGAAAGGTTTCAACAGTCCAAAAAAGGATGAATCTCTCACCTCCCCAACAAAACCCTGCAGCTCCTATTGTGGATATACCTTTACTCTTTAAAGCTGCAATAATTGGTTTAGCATCTTCAAATCCTTTGTCCTAACAAGaacattaaaaagaaatatagaaaattaatgaaatatgattttaaaactcaTAGCACAGCTGATTCATTACAGCTTTATGCAAGTTTTATCCAACTGTAAATCATAGATGAGCCATGATGATATGGAAAGTACATTATATCAACTAAGCCTGTTTAAAAAGATGAAGTGTATGATGAAtttattaaatgtatcatagatcaaattatTGCTTTTTAGAGTAAGAAACAAACTGTTCCGTGAGATTCTCTCCAAACTTCTATGGGCTTCTCAGGAACATCAAAAACAAAAGGGTCTCCATAGAAGAAGTCAGGAACCACCACATAGAATCCGGCAGCAGCAACTTTGTCAGCAAGCTTCCTTTATAGTAACAATAAGGTGAACCTGATATTAGGCTTGAGAAATATTTATACactcaaaattttaatcctCTTCCATATAAAgaacaaagaatataaaatatgtgtAGGTTCTAAATGATCTgcatcttatttttcttttccttcgtATCTTCAATCACAAGCCAAACAAGAGAACTTGAATTGCCTTCctatttcttttcccttttgtaGTACTTTCCATGATTCACACGGTGTCCAAATGTAACAAGTAAAGTTCACTAGCTGAAAATAAAGGTAATCCAAGTTACAAGCCTACAAGCAAGGTGTCtaagaaattagaaaatcaAGTTCCATTTTCTCGTTTGACAGGGCAAATTACTTAGGTAGATTCCAATATTAACAAAAGAAATATGAGACACAAGCctcaaaagttttaaaaaaaaaaaaagaaagaaaaaaaaaagaaaaagaacaggaaaaaagaagaaggaaacaAGACAAAGACCGACAAAGAAGAGCAAAAGGATCCAAAATAACAATTTAGACTGATAAAACAATCTATATTTTCATATACTAagctatttcaagtatttaaatCCTCATGAACATAATGGCAAATTGAACCTTGGTTAGATACTTAAAGATATGAGTTTGTCAGTCTCCTCTGTGAACCGTAATGAAAGACTTCTGACTATGAGGTGTTTTAAATGGAGATAATATGCATGAAATACAACAATATCCAGGTTTCTCCATTTCCCCCTACTTCATTGTTTGGGTCTctgtttctttctctctcagTCAAAACATCATGTTTTGTGGTTCTTGTTCTTTGCTTTCCTGCATCAAAATGCAGCATATGAAGTTTATCTGTTTCTTCCCTTCTGCCTTAAAAGGCAAAGTTTTAATGTTTCTTCCTTTCTTCCTCTACAAGCTAAAACGCTACATTTGGGGGTTCTTCATTTCTCTCTGAGCTAAGATGCAGCATTCTTGAGTTTCTCCATTTCTACGTCAGTATTATTCGAAGGAGGAGATATGAAATCCAAGGACTGGTTGGACACATGTTTTCTTTCCTAAGGAACTAGTGATCACCTTCAAAAGGTTGCCCAAGTAACAGCGTCTAAACTTCTTCAGTTAACATCTAATGATTAAACAAAGTTTACTAAAGGCCTTAGTAGCACAAAATTGATaaagagaataagaaaaattataaactgATTAGGGAAATTTTATCCTAGAGGGAGAGAAGAATTTGGAAGGGATTACGAGCccgtttgggagtgattttgaGAAGGGCTAAACGCGCTTTCttacaaaaaattaagagtgcgtttgacagTGATTATAGGAAGTATTTCTAGGCTTTATAATACTTGaaggatgaaaatttccaaGTGTTATAAAGccaaaaacacttcttaaaatcactaccaaacgcactcttaagtgtttgacaaatttttaaaatcaattttgaaaactaGGAATATCATTTGAAGTGATTCCTATACAATCGCTTGGTaagtaatataatataatacatTACCAAAAACGCTATCAAAGTACTTCTTTTAGTTTATATCCAAACATTAAGCGATTGCGTTTCTAATGGAAGTGCTACCAACAAAAGCACTACAAATAAAAACATCTTAActagaatcactcccaaacgGGTTCTAAAGCACAATAGACACATAAATGATCATGAAGCATACACCATTTCCTTGTTGATGAATGAGTTACCAGTGACAAACTTGCCAAAAGTTTTCATATGTGTAAGGCTTCATGAGTTCATCATTTACTTGAGCAAGGTAAAGCAAACAAGCAAATAGTCAAATGAGGAAAAGAATTCAATTGGATGGTAACAAAAGGGGATTATCATTCAGCATCTGAACTTGAAGAAGTTCAGTTGGATCCATCCCTTAGATCCAAAGTCCAGAGTTCAGAAATGGGCATACCTGAATTTTGGTGCTTCATATCCTGCAAAAAAGACATAAGTCTAAGAAACCCCATctgataaaaaggaaaaatgaaaaattgtgtGCATAGAAAGCCCAAGTTCTGTAAATTGCAGAGATAATCCACCCTTGTCAAACGTATGAATTTCAGCTTGACctataacatataaatttgtTACACAAAAGAGATGCAAATATTACCAAAATCTACTATCAAAAGATGACATATAAGCAAGAAACTCTAAAACACTGATAAATTCCAGATACAGAAAATATTAACGATTAGAAGAACTATGATGGCTAACAATTTGATGGTTGGTCTAACCATGATCACAAGGTGTCAAATAATTAGAGAGAAGCAAGCAAATCAAACAATGGATACTGGAAGTATATTCTGTGACAGGGTCTATGCCTAAACCCTGAAAACCTCTTACATGACCTAActgaaaaaaacataaatattggAAGAAAGAAGCATGAATTTCCATGTATTGAGCATGAAAAACGTAAATGGAAGAAAACCCATGTCTAGTTTTAGATAAAGGATCAAATCAAAACATGAATCATGTAGATTGGAAGAGATATGCTGAAATGGGTAATCACCAAAAATGTCAGAAACAAGAAGAATAGCATGCTTGGAATCAGAAGGGCCAGCAACGTAGGCCTTGAGACCTCCAACTTCTATAACAGAGCCTCCTCCACAGCTTGAGGTCAGGTTTGGTGGGTTCTCACAGCACTGTGAATCAGACATGTTGTCCTCTTCTTCTTGAGCGACTGAGTTTCAGATATGGGAAACTAACAGAGACgaagaggaaaagaagagaaaatgaatacGCCTcataaaacgacgtcgtttaagCAAATGCTTCCATGTAATTGCATGGAAgggtaaaaatggaaaatgatcagTCAAAAGTTGAGAATCCTTCAATTCTGATTCTCAGTGACTAAACAAGggcccctttttttttttttcccatttccctcttcttctttttgccctttttaatttttttctctttttaattaaaaactaggTTTGATTCACATGCAAGAAACCTAAGGgccattttttctcatttctttttatttttttcctttttttcctctctttttaattaaaaataaataaaaactaggTTTGGTTAAGGTGCAAGAGATCAAAGGccattttttcctcatttttttcctctctttttaattaaaaattaaataaaaactaagttTGGTTTACGTACAAGACACCTAAAATGTTAggtagtaatatatatatatatatatatatataatatatatatatttttttatatatatatttagatatcattttaaatattcattttttttttaaattaatgtttatttagttgctgtgaaaattggaaaaaggAAGCGAAAAGAAGTATGACgattatttttctattgttttgaTATAcgtatttttttatgattatttatttgattttaacagttgtattttattaaaaaccatttacctgcatttcttatatttattttacatatttcaaaaactGTAATGGTCAATGATTTTTGTGATTTCTTACATATTATGTAGTTGATGGATTGACGATGCTTTAAAGATCAACACATGGGTCATCAAATAATGGTTGATGTTGTTTATGAGTTTTATTTTGAGTATGATGTTATGcagaaatagaaaatgaatcTTGTAGGATAAGAGAccaaatgagataaaataacTTGTTCATGTTGAGGCATAACAAATGTAGGGTGgaagatgaaattttgaaagtaaGAGAGATCAGCGATGGTATTTTGGTTTATCGTATTTAATTCTAATGCTcgactatatataaaaataatatttatcaaataaaaatattcacaattataaaaattaatgtttaccaaatatataagattaaaaattattgttttttctaatctaaacttgtatttttatttcaagataAAAAGTACATGtaacataataaaatttgtaaacacaaatttctatttataaaatccAACAATAAGGAAACATGGAcaattttatattgaaagagaaaaaacaaaattatacccTTACATATGAAGGTAccaaattttaacaattttactttaaggggtgtttggtacatgaAAATGAGAAGTATGAATAGATATTTCATTTATTCCCTCCTTCATTCTCATGTctatataaattttatgaaggtggaaatgaaataaaaaataattatagcaGAAATCAAATCTTACTTATAAGCGAGATCTCAATTCATCACAAGTAGATAGTATTTTATTCATTcatcccataaaaaaatataaaataatgtaaaattattattttatccttaGATTTCATTCATCAAGTCTCATGCATTTTCATCCCATAACAagactattttctttttagtcttattatttagtaacaaaaaaaaccactcaaaacttattttttagatgaaaataaaaaaaaaaatattttaaactagagtattattgtcaatttatttcattttcattttcattccaatTATTACCAAACATTagaatggaaataaataatcattgtAATCTTGAATTTCTAGGTTCCTCATAACATTagaaataaaatcatcaaattcattttcattcaccaaaaaatgggaatgaaaacaaaatattaattttcattcccTATTCCTATATACCAAATACCTCCtaaattgtaatattaaattattgtatcaaacatacttaaagtgtatttgacagtgattttaagaagtgttttagtatttttaaaacttgaatggTAAAAAGTTTTCAAGTGTTATAAaggttagaaacactttttaaaatcactaaataCACACTCTTAATCcctttaatgatttaaattaagtttttaaatcaaattaaatcattaagtttaaattgatttaccaaataccCTCAAAGGAtaggaaaatatgaaatatttcaaGATTTAATAGTAATATCCATTTTTTTGtcgataatattttattcaacataataaaattatctttctCAACCATAAAATTAGACATGGTTAGTCGAGCCTTCTTAAAACATGGAATAatcttatatataattaatttaggtgattggtaaaaataattattttgagaatgaattaatttgaaatttttgtgtTATAACAAGTTGTACCAAGAATTGACCAAGTGATTCATATTTGAATTAACATCGAGTTATTATTGGACTATACGATACCAACTCTAATATCAGACTCATCTCGATCATGCAACTTGGACAATACATACCAATATCGATCAAAAAATTGAAGAGGTAACTTGAACACATGACCTCCCACCAAATCAAGGTATGATACGATATTGAagtattaattttcttaaaagtctAAGCTTAGAGGATTTGGATTCAATAGCCCACGTCCCCTTTACTTAACATATTGGGCAAACCAGTCCATCATGTTCTGGTGTGATTCGTCGGCTCGCTTCACAGCCTCTTCATCTTCAACCTTGTACCTGACAGACCATCCATGAGCTACCCCGGGAAATATCTTCACGTAACCGTTGACCTGTACAAAACCAGCATGGGATTGGTGTTAAAAGGTGCAGAAATCATCTGCAAATTTAATGCCAAGACTTAAGAGCTTTATACCTCAGGCTTAGTGGATAAAACCTCCTCGAACTGTTTGAGGAGCTCGGGTGGAGAGACATGGTCAGTTTCAGCTCCCAATATAGCAGTTGGTGCCTTAATCTCTGTCAAAGAACTGCTAATCAGCATCATCAACACTTGAAACGAGTCATGAACAAATTAACATTCATACCCTTTATATCATCCACAGTGACACGAGCAGGGTGAAACAGCACTGCAGCTTGAATCTGGTCCACCTTGGATAGCTCAACAACTACTTTTGCTGATAAGAATTCAATTTAGTCAGAACCTTAGCCAGCAAGATGCAGAATTAATCTATCATACTTGTATGCATGGTGCAATatcattaaggaaaaaaaaaaggctctgTTAACATGAAAGATCAACTAAGAACAAGGTGAAAGAGAAAGCTCACCACCCCAGCAAAATCCTGCTGCTCCAATTGCATTTATGCCTTTACTTCTCAGTTCTGCAACAACCGGTTTTGCATCTTCAAATCCTTTATCCTAACAACAACAGCAAACATGAATGtaaatttttatctaattaCATACTGGTGGATATGTAAGCGAAAAATAAATGCAACTCTATTTTGGATAAACTCAGAAACAAACCATTCCATGTGCTTTTATCCAGACTGGTATAGTCATGGTTTCAGGTACAAATGGGTCCCCATAGAAGAAGTCAGGGACCACCACGTAGAATCCAGCAGCCGCAACTTTGTCAGCAAGCTTCCTTTAGAGTCAAAGTAGAAAGATAATGATATTAATCTTAAAAGCTGCACATAATTACATGCTATAATCTACTTAACATCCGATGCCAATGTGAAGAaaattcttcttctctttttgtgtaCATAGATCGGAAGgtgaaaatgatgaataaagACAGTGAGTTTTTTAGTTTGTGGATTTTCTTGTTACACCTTATTTGATATCACAATCAACCCCCTCCATCCGCTACATGTAGACACCCCTCGGCAAACAAATCCTCACACGAGGTCGGGGAtggactctgataccatttataatggCCCACAACATAGATATTATCTATTTTAGATAGCTTCAAAAGGTcttcacgactttaaaatgcatctacaaAGTTAAGAAGGGTTTGTACTTATATAGCGTTAGGAACCTTCTCCCATATCCAACATGGGATATCACATTAGAAGCTAGAGAAAAGTGGTTTGATATGATTTATAATCAAAGATTTGGCACAAACTTACATGTTAGAATTGCAATTCCATATGAGAAAAACTAGGGGTCTTTGGAGTTAAAACttagaatcaaataaaaagacTAGAGGTAAAGTTATTCCCTTTCTACGTCATCTTTCATTACCCTTAATTAAAGGAATTCAAGTTTAAAATGTCTATGCAATTCCCTAATTGTCTTTGAGTCACCTATTCATTGGAAGATTTTTTTGAATCTTGTGTTAtcaattttctatcattttctaAATCTCCTATTGTATGATTCCAAAGTTTTTATCCTTTTCTCCTTTCTCAATAAATCCATGacagaaaaacaaataatcaattcaaaagtctaaaaaatactaaaaataggCATGGTTGAGCAGTAGACATACCTAAGATTTGGGGCTTCATACCCTGAAAAATAGAccgaataagaaaatgaatatgcaaacaaacaaaacccaTTATGATAAACAAGTTGGTGTTTATGTCCATTTTGTCTAAAGTCTAGAACTTCATTTCTATGTCTATTTGAGATtcaaaatacaatcaaaatttcctcaagaaaaacaatcacCTATCTATCATGAAATCGTGTGTTCAAGACATGATttcattcatttcatttctcttttttctactttttcttttgatatatatatatatatatatatatatattatgtaaattaatttatttttcatgttttttttaaaatttatgtggtGTCTTGTTGCATAAAGTGtcataaatttggaaatatttttgaaagggcggtattttaaaaaatattttttaaaattatggtaTCTTTTAAAAAAGGCCCAAGGATGGATGATGAACTGTTCAGACCAATATCGAAGTAACACATATAATCTTTTTCTCACTGCTCAAAATATGCCCTCACCTTACCAACAAAGCTAACCTAAAAACATGACTATCACCTTCTATCGTCACTCCCAAGAAAAAATACCTAAAGTCAAGATGAAATTATCCCAAACACAACACATGAAAATTGAAACCAAGTATCAATATGACTAAGAATGGAATCTAATCAAAGATTCAATCAAGTAACCTAATCACTACTTGCAGATAGAGACATCTCACCCCAATGAATCAAGcatggaaaacaaaaatcagGCAACACCCATGTAAGAAAATAGATCAAAACATGAGATCCAAcatgaaaatttcaaagtgGAAGAGAATTAGGGAAGTGGGTGATCACCAAAAAGGTCTGAAACAAGAAGAATGGCAAGCTTGGAATCAGAAGGGCCTGAAACGTAGGCCTTGAGGCCTCCAATTTCTGCAACACACCCAGCTCCACTGCTGGAGGTGAGGGTAGGTGGATTCTCACAGCACTGAGGGCCTGACATTTCTTCTTCACTAGCCAACAGAGTCAACGAGACAGTGAGAGAGTGAGAGTGACAGCGAACCTCCACAAAGTTTGGTCGATACTTTATATACTAGCCTCTCTGCTTATCTAAAACGACGCCGTATCATCTGCTCAAGTAAAAGCAGAACCAAACTGGTAAGATCTTATTTGATTTAGGGTCTGTTTGCCAAAGTATGATGtataaatgagaaattaatataatcattttagACTAGTTTTGGTCGAAGAAATTCTGATaataattaattcaatttttgaaaaaaaaagtcgaAGAAATATAGttgaatataaaaagaaaaaacttacaTGATCACTTTGttttaatttgagaaaattttaaaataatcggTTCAAACTTTAAATCCAACACGTTAAATCTCCTTTATCTTGGAGTCATCTCCTTGATAGAAAAACTTTAAAAAGTTAGTAACCTCATTAAAAAAGTTACAAGTTTTTACTTACCAATTGAAGTATATGTCATAATACAGAATGTAGATTCTTTAATAAGTGTTTACTTTTATTCGATTTccaattaaattttctaaatcttaGTAAATTTTATCACTAATCAAACAAACTTTGAATCAATGAGACTTATCAAACTTTACTTACAATTTCAAGGAAATTGGTGCAAAGATGAgaataaaagtaaagaaaatacaTAGCTACTATAATGATATCTAGCAAAGTCCAAATCTGgaccattaaaaatatatgataaaatctaaattgTTGAAACATggtacaaataaatgagattaaaacTCGAGAGTGCAAACAAATGAGAATAAAACACAAatcataaaacttgaaaatatatgtGGTACCACCTAATTGGCAGTATCTTTTCGATACCTATCATAAAAAGTATTGTTGGAAAACCGTAGATGAACCCACAAATATATAAGtcttaaaacttgaaaatatatgtGTCACCATTTGATTGATAATGTCTTGTCGATATCTATCGAAAAAAGTATTACTagataaataagtaataataagatataaGCATTAGAGTTTAAGAATATACCGCTTAATTGGTAGTGTCTTTTCAATACCTACCCATATAATAATCATAGTTAACTTTCATAAttactctaattataatttatgatgaagataaatatatcaatttaattattaaaaattaattttattaaataaccttaatactttgataaaaattaagtaataaattttaaattaataatttaattataatttaacttaaaatcaattgaagttattaagtaataagtattaagtttcatgaaaatcacaagtatgAAATTAAAACATGAATCATGAGGATTGGAAGAATGATCAAGTGGGTAATCACCAAAAATGTCAGCAACAAGAAGAATAGCATGCTTGGAATCAGAAGGGCCAGC
Above is a genomic segment from Vitis riparia cultivar Riparia Gloire de Montpellier isolate 1030 chromosome 7, EGFV_Vit.rip_1.0, whole genome shotgun sequence containing:
- the LOC117918317 gene encoding endo-1,3;1,4-beta-D-glucanase-like, whose protein sequence is MSGPQCCENPPTLTSSSGAGCVAEIGGLKAYVSGPSDSKLAILLVSDLFGYEAPNLRKLADKVAAAGFYVVVPDFFYGDPFVPETMTIPVWIKAHGMDKGFEDAKPVVAELRSKGINAIGAAGFCWGAKVVVELSKVDQIQAAVLFHPARVTVDDIKEIKAPTAILGAETDHVSPPELLKQFEEVLSTKPEVNGYVKIFPGVAHGWSVRYKVEDEEAVKRADESHQNMMDWFAQYVK
- the LOC117918315 gene encoding endo-1,3;1,4-beta-D-glucanase-like; amino-acid sequence: MSDSQCCENPPNLTSSCGGGSVIEVGGLKAYVAGPSDSKHAILLVSDIFGYEAPKFRKLADKVAAAGFYVVVPDFFYGDPFVFDVPEKPIEVWRESHGTDKGFEDAKPIIAALKSKGISTIGAAGFCWGAKVVVELAKSDYIQSAVLLHPSRVTVDDIKEVKAPIAVLGAEIDKASPPELLKQFEEVLSTKPEVNSYVKIFPGVVHGWSVRYKDENEIEVKSAEEAHQNMVDWFTRYVK